A part of Doryrhamphus excisus isolate RoL2022-K1 chromosome 8, RoL_Dexc_1.0, whole genome shotgun sequence genomic DNA contains:
- the LOC131135116 gene encoding LOW QUALITY PROTEIN: uncharacterized protein SYNPCC7002_A1628-like (The sequence of the model RefSeq protein was modified relative to this genomic sequence to represent the inferred CDS: deleted 1 base in 1 codon), with amino-acid sequence MPIVHHDEYVCDLPANHRFPMAKFPRVLHCLIKDQIISDKQVWTPEVASIEMLRGVHTDDYLDKFINGKVSESDQRRTGFPWSEGIVKRCRYETGGTVLAAQLALQRGLACSTAGGTHHAFPSYGSGFCLLNDLAVAARHLNNQSCKRKVLIVDLDVHQGDGTAFIFQDEPLVFTFSVHCGKNFPLRKQHSDLDVSVEDGLEDKEYLATVEAYLPWVLESFRPDLVLYDAGVDPHCEDELGRLRLTDRGIYERDRYVMKTALSRGIPVAAVIGGGYSRDIDKLALRHSIVHRAATQIWREHRM; translated from the exons ATGCCGATTGTTCATCACGATGAGTACGTGTGTGACCTGCCTGCTAACCACAGGTTC CCAATGGCTAAGTTTCCACGAGTCTTGCATTGTTTAATCAAGGATCAAATCATTAGCGACAAACAG GTGTGGACGCCTGAAGTGGCTTCCATTGAGATGCTGCGTGGCGTCCACACAGACGACTACCTGGACAAATTCATCAACGGCAAGGTCAGCGAGAGCGACCAAAGGAGGACAGGATTCCCTTGGAGCGAAGGCATCGTAAAACGCTGTCGATATGAGACAG GCGGTACAGTGCTCGCGGCGCAGCTGGCTCTGCAAAGGGGTCTGGCCTGCAGCACAGCCGGCGGGACTCATCATGCCTTTCCCAGCTATGGCTCCGGGTTCTGCCTCCTCAATGATCTGGCAGTGGCGGCCCGACACTTGAACAACCAGTCGTGCAAGAGGAAAGTTCTGATTGTGGATCTGGATGTGCATCAG ggtgaCGGCACTGCTTTCATCTTCCAAGACGAGCCGCTTGTCTTTACTTTCTCCGTGCATTGCGGTAAAAACTTCCCTCTCCGTAAACAACACAGTGACCTCGATGTCAGTGTTGAGGATGGCCTCGAGGACAAGGAGTACCTGGCCACAG TGGAGGCTTACCTTCCCTGGGTGCTGGAGTCTTTCCGTCCCGATCTGGTCCTGTACGACGCTGGGGTAGACCCTCACTGTGAAGACGAACTGGGAAGACTCCGCCTGACTGACCGAG GGATATATGAGCGAGATCGGTATGTGATGAAGACAGCGCTAAGCAGAGGCATCCCCGTGGCAGCAGTCATCGGAGGGGGGTACTCGCGAGACATCGACAAGCTGGCTCTCAGACATTCCATCGTCCACCGAGCGGCAACTCAG ATTTGGAGGGAGCACAGGATGTAA